The genomic region NNNNNNNNNNNNNNNNNNNNNNNNNNNNNNNNNNNNNNNNNNNNNNNNNNNNNNNNNNNNNNNNNNNNNNNNNNNNNNNNNNNNNNNNNNNNNNNNNNNNNNNNNNNNNNNNNNNNNNNNNNNNNNNNNNNNNNNNNNNNNNNNNNNNNNNNNNNNNNNNNNNNNNNNNNNNNNNNNNNNNNNNNNNNNNNNNNNNNNNNNNNNNNNNNNNNNNNNNNNNNNNNNNNNNNNNNNNNNNNNNNNNNNNNNNNNNNNNNNNNNNNNNNNNNNNNNNNNNNNNNNNNNNNNNNNGGTTTCACCCACATCTATCTAAACACGGCTAGCACAGCGTGTAAGAATCCCAAGTATTTATGCTTGGGAGTACGTCAATCTGTTTTACCGTGCGACAGACCGAAACCGTGAAAAGGAAGTGATGAACCTGAACGAAAAAGGCGAGGCTAAACAGCCAGCCGCCTCTCGTATTTCCATAAAGTCAATTCTGTTTGGATTGATGCTGATGCCGCTATGCGCATATCTGGTGGCGCTTGAGGAGATGATTTGGCATTCCCTCCACTGGACATCAATGTCCCTGCCGCAACTCTCGATCTTTTTTCTCTTTTTCTTAATCCTCCTCAACAAAGGCGCCGGACGGTTGTTGTCAAGAGACCCGTTTTCACAAGCAGAATTGTTGATGATTTATTCAACTCTCTCTGCAACCACAGCATACACCGCACACGACAACATGGTCTGCATGATGGGGGTCCTTACGCACGCCTTTTTCTACGCCACCCCAGAAAACGAATGGGCAGCACTTTTCCACAAACACCTCCCCGACCTGCTCGTTATCCGTGACCCCAATGCGGTGAATTATTTTTACAGAGGCGAATCCTCTTTCTTTGCGAGCGGCTACTATCAATTCTGGATTAAACCCGCCATCGGTTGGTCGTTTCTGCTTGCTGTTCTGTTTTTCATGCTGCTCTGTATTAATGTCATCCTCCGGAAACAGTGGATTGAAAATGAACGGCTCGCCTACCCAATTATCCAGATCCCGCTGGAGATGACTGACTTACGTACCGGTTTCTTCCGCAACCGGATGATGTGGATCGGATTCACTGTTGCCGGCGTGATAAGCCTTCTCAACGGTCTCAATTTTCTCTATCCGAGCGTTCCTCGTATACCAATCAAAGAACCAAACTACGATCTAGGTGTCTATTTCAACGAAGAGCCGTGGAACGCCATCGGCACATTGCCCCTGCGATTTTATCCATTTCTTATTGGTCTATCGTTCCTAATCCCCTTAGATCTCACCTTCTCAACTTGGTTCTTCTTCCTATTCCGCAAATTGGAGCGATTGGTCGGAGCGATGGTTGGCTGGAGCACCATCCCACAATATCCATTCTTTGGTGAACAAGCAACGGGTGCTATGATCGGGCTTTGCCTCACGGCACTCTACCTCGGCCGCCGCCACTTCGTCGAAGTTTTCAGAAAAGTAGTCGGGCTCCAATCCACGCTTGACGACTCAAATGAACCCATGCGCTATCGAACCGCGGTGTTCTCTTTAATCGGCGGCATGATAGCACTGATGATATTTTGTAGCCATCTGGGCATGTCCCAATGGCTTGTCCCCCTCTTTTTCGCGCTCTATTTTATGATAGCTACCGCACTCACGCGAATGCGAGCAGAGTTGGGGCCTCCCTTACACCCAATAAGATTGGTGAACCCACAAGTTATCCTTGTCGCAGCCCTTGGGACGCGAAGACTTGGTACAGCTAACCTAACCATGTTTTCCCTGCTTTTCTGGTTCAATCGATACAACCGCAGCCACCCGATGCCGCATCAGTTGGAGGCTTTCAAGTCGGCAGAACGCACTCATGCGAGCACCAGCCGTCTTTTCTGGGCAATGATGCTCTCCTTGATTGTTGGTCTGCTGGTTTCATTCTGGATCTTCCCCGTCGTCCTCTACCAATACGGTGCCTCAACCGCTGGAGAGCTGTTGGGCGCAGGCTGGCAGGCATACAATAGCCTCGGCGGGTGGTTGCAATACCCACGTCCACCGGACCCGGTCGCAGGCAGTGTCATTGGTGGATCATTAATCTTTTCCATGTGGATGTCATGGATGCGCATGCGTTTTCTATGGTTCCCATTCCATCCGGGTGGATATATTCTGGGTGTCAGTTCGGGCACAATCGACGTCTACTGGTTTGCGCTCTTCGTCTGTTGGTTGATAAAACTGCTGGTACTCCGACACGGCGGTGTGAAAACCTATCGGAAGATTTTGCCCTTCTTCATGGGATTGGTCGTCGGTGACTTTATCGTCGGAACCTATTGGGGATTGCTGAGTATTATTCTAGGAACACCTCTGTATACGACCTGGTTCTGACGCCTAGTCACTTTCCTGTTTTCTGGTCTCCGCGTTGCCCACATTTCACCGGTCGATGTCCTATAACAAGAAAACTTAGAAGCCGAGTTTATGATACAACCCCAGCAGCATGATAGGTACATAACAATGAACCGATGAACCAAATATAATGAAACAGGTCGAAACCTCCCGCCTCTCAATCAAAGCAATTGTATTTGGATTGCTGCTTATGCCCCTGTGCCTCTACCTTGTGTCACTTGAGGAAATGATATGGCACTCCCTCCACTGGACATCCATGTCCCTCCCGCAGCTTTCGATTTTTTTCCTGTTTTTTCTGATTTTGCTCAATAAAATCGGTGGAAGGTTCATGGCGAAGGAACCCCTTTCGCAAGCGGAACTGCTAATGATCTACACCACCGTCTCCGCAACGACGGCAGTCACCGCCCACGATAACATGGTCTGCATGATGGGGGTTATACCCCACGCCTATTTTTACGCCACACCCGCAAACGACTGGGCAAATCTCTTTCACAGATTCCTTCCGGATGTGCTGCTCGTCCGAGACCCCGACGCTGTCGAGTATTTCTACAAAGGCGAATCCGCCTTCTGGGCTACAGGTTTCTACCGATTCTGGATTCGACCTGCTATCGCATGGTCATTCCTGATTTCTGTCCTCTTTTTTATGCTCATCTGTCTCAACGTTATCCTTCGCAAACAGTGGGTCGAACATGAGAGGCTGGCATACCCGATTATCCAAATCCCCATGGAGATGACCAATCCAACGCACGGTTTCTTCCGCAACCGGCTTATGTGGATAGGTTTCGGTGTCGCGGGCGTAATCAGTCTCGTTAACGGTGTGAGTTTTCTATATCCGAAAATTCCCCATTTCCCGATTAAGGAACCCACCTACAATCTGGGCGTCCTTTTCACAGAAGAGCCGTGGAATGCCATTGGTGCGTTACCCATGCGGTTCTACCCATTTCTTATTGGACTCTCTTTCCTGATACCCTTAGATCTCACCTTTTCGACTTGGTTCTTCTTCCTATTTCGCAAAATGGAACGATTGGTCGGTGCAATGATGGGGTGGAATACCTTCCCACGTTATCCCTTCTTTGGAGAACAAGCCACCGGTGCCATGATCGGGCTATGTGTGATGACGCTCTACATGGGGCGACGCTATTTTTGGGAAGTATTTAAGAAAGTCGTCAACCTAAAATCGACGCTTGATGATTCCAATGAGCCAATGCGCTACCGGACAGCGGTACTCTGCCTTATCGGTGGAATGATCGCCCTGATGTTCTATTGCAACAGCTTAGGGATGTCTCTGTGGCTCGTGCCGACATTTTTTGGGCTCTACTTCATGATTGCTACAGCCCTCACACGAATGCGAGCTGAATTGGGGCCTCCCTTACACGCGATCGTTCTCGTGAATCCACAGGTGGTTCTCGTTTCTGCGTTTGGAACGCGGCAGATCGGAGCGCAGAATCTAACAATGTTTTCGCTATTTTATTGGTTCAATCGGTTAAACCGAAGCCATCCCATGCCCCACCAACTAGAGGCATTCAAGTCCGCCGAAGGCACCGGTGTCAACACCCACCGACTTACTTGGGCGATGATGCTCTCTCTAATTTTTGGCGTCCTCTTGGCATTCTGGATATTTCCGGCAATGCTGTACCGGTACGGTGCTTCGACTGCCGGAGAGTTGTTAGCAGCAGGATCCCAAGCGTGCAATAGCCTAAGCGGCTGGTTACAGAATCCGAAGGAGCCCGATACTTTAGGTGCAGGTATCATCGGTGGTTCGGCTATCTTCTCAATTGTAATGGGGTGGATGCGGATGCGCTTTATATGGTTTCCATTTCACCCGGCAGGATATATTCTAGGCATCAGTTCAGGAACCATTGATGTCTACTGGTTTGCGCTCTTTGTCTGCTGGGCGATAAAGCTGCTAATCTTAAAACATGGCGGGGCGGCGACCTATCGGAAGGTTGTCCCGTTTTTCATGGGATTGGTGGTTGGAGACTTCATCGTCGGCACTTATTGGGGACTGCTGAGTATTATTCTCAAAACACCATTGTATACAACATGGTTCTGACCAAAAAAAACGGGAAAACAAGAGCATATCGCTCTCTCATTTTCCCGTTTTCCTAGCGCATTTCTTGCACTTGGTATATTAGCCTGCTACCACAATAACTCACGGATTCAGCCGGTGCGCCCACTCGATCACCCGCTCTCTGTGTGCATCACCGCCGCCGCTATGCATGTCGTAGGGGTAATACAAGATCTCCTTCTCACAGGTGAGATGGTTATAGGTAGCATATACAGTGGAGGGTGGACAGGTCGTGTCCCGTAAACCCACGGAGATCAACGTCGGACAGGTTATCCACGGTGCAAGATTCATATTGTCAACGTAACTCAACGTCTTCATCCCCTCTTCTTCCCGCTCCGGATAGCGAATGAAGTAGTTGTTCAATTCGCCGTATTGGTTCTCTCGCGCCATCTTGACAGCATCAGGATAGTAGCATAAGAACGGAACCATCGGCATTGCAATGGCGGGTCGGTCACTTAAGGCTGCAACGGCGAGGCTCAAGGCACCGCCCTGTGAACCACCGAGCACACCGATCCGACCCGGATCTACCTCCGGACGCTCGGCAATAAATTCCACACCACGCACACAATCCATATAGGCAAAGCGATAGAGGTATTCCTCTTTATTCATGATACCGCGCGTCATCCACCCAAGCCCGTGTCCTCCTTCATATTCAGTCCAGTCCGGTGCT from Candidatus Poribacteria bacterium harbors:
- a CDS encoding acetylxylan esterase, with protein sequence MWTFDLPLEELENYKPPRTAQPDFEEFWERTKAESMAQPLNPELVPIDYPVKRVQVFSATFDGLAGESDQPPRAGGWFFIPEDPAPRPALVIYHGYHGYRDRISTHLPWALMGFVVLAMDVRGRGEAPDWTEYEGGHGLGWMTRGIMNKEEYLYRFAYMDCVRGVEFIAERPEVDPGRIGVLGGSQGGALSLAVAALSDRPAIAMPMVPFLCYYPDAVKMARENQYGELNNYFIRYPEREEEGMKTLSYVDNMNLAPWITCPTLISVGLRDTTCPPSTVYATYNHLTCEKEILYYPYDMHSGGGDAHRERVIEWAHRLNP